The Drosophila mauritiana strain mau12 chromosome 2R, ASM438214v1, whole genome shotgun sequence genome has a segment encoding these proteins:
- the LOC117138130 gene encoding uncharacterized protein LOC117138130 isoform X2 encodes MQRLHAISKSPKDFDKCLVELYKPKKFVAESLTSIYSSRTSVDLNGFIRIDSARVIGDRHLIASPKLPSIQERSSQSQNKNLYDLSLQLTDQEEAGISDCECADGSGRIQCEKSKPVKAIPIGQGNEGSFDLKEQLKVRDRTKIKRKKRENDENVAGPLNLKTFTKLTRRLPESYQYLCAEPVILPSKTPDAPATTNRPPIQVQEAKVKPRLVESESDVESFRYSDNPKKTLKILFERAARNTGTHNRDVLIKEVQKDPVETFENTNLGRVLEDRASQQVQLALHVIDDHYFYSLLIFVATLAYLVYILCYDITSNLNEEGRYQAKMKTSRLPMKAYYYLMRLLRAPIF; translated from the exons ATGCAACGCTTACACGCTATTTCAAAAAGTCC AAAAGATTTTGACAAATGTTTGGTTGAGCTGTACAAACCCAAGAAGTTTGTGGCCGAATC ACTGACTTCGATTTATTCGAGTCGCACCTCAGTTGACTTAAATGGATTCATTCGCATTGATTCAGCCAGGGTCATAGGGGATCGTCACCTGATAGCTTCCCCAAAATTGCCCAGCATCCAGGAGCGCAGTTCGCAGTCGCAGAACAAGAATCTCTATGACCTCTCCCTCCAACTCACGGATCAGGAGGAAGCCGGGATCTCGGATTGCGAGTGTGCAGATGGAAGCGGGAGGATTCAATGTGAGAAGTCGAAGCCGGTTAAAGCCATTCCCATTGGTCAGGGTAATGAGGGGTCTTTCGATCTAAAGGAACAATTGAAAGTTAGGGATCGGACGAAG atcaaaagaaaaaaacggGAAAATGATGAAAACGTCGCCGGACCCCTAAACTTAAAAACGTTTACTAAG TTAACACGCAGGCTTCCCGAAAGCTATCAATACCTCTGTGCCGAACCAGTGATCTTACCTTCAAAAACGCCTGACGCCCCAGCCACAACAAACCGGCCACCGATCCAAGTACAGGAAGCCAAAGTTAAACCTCGTCTGGTTGAATCCGAATCAGATGTGGAATCCTTTAGATACTCCGATAACCCAAAGAAGACCCTCAAAATACTGTTTGAAAGAGCAGCTCGGAATACTGGGACCCACAATCGGGATGTTCTTATCAAAGAGGTCCAGAAAGATCCAGTGGAAACATTTGAAAATACAAATTTGGGAAGAGTGCTTGAGGACCGCGCTTCGCAGCAGGTTCAACTTGCGCTGCATGTGATTG ATGATCACTACTTTTATAGTTTGCTAATTTTTGTGGCCACCCTGGCGTACTTGGTCTATATCCTGTGCTACGATATTACTAGCAATCTGAACGAAGAAGGCCGGTATCAGGCAAAAATGAAAACCTCTAGACTGCCAATGAAGGCTTACTACTATTTGATGCGTCTGCTCAGAGCGCCCATTTTCTGA
- the LOC117138130 gene encoding uncharacterized protein LOC117138130 isoform X1, protein MQRLHAISKSPKDFDKCLVELYKPKKFVAESLTSIYSSRTSVDLNGFIRIDSARVIGDRHLIASPKLPSIQERSSQSQNKNLYDLSLQLTDQEEAGISDCECADGSGRIQCEKSKPVKAIPIGQGNEGSFDLKEQLKVRDRTKVKDAGHHRKRTPSFSTIQCTKKRIKRKKRENDENVAGPLNLKTFTKLTRRLPESYQYLCAEPVILPSKTPDAPATTNRPPIQVQEAKVKPRLVESESDVESFRYSDNPKKTLKILFERAARNTGTHNRDVLIKEVQKDPVETFENTNLGRVLEDRASQQVQLALHVIDDHYFYSLLIFVATLAYLVYILCYDITSNLNEEGRYQAKMKTSRLPMKAYYYLMRLLRAPIF, encoded by the exons ATGCAACGCTTACACGCTATTTCAAAAAGTCC AAAAGATTTTGACAAATGTTTGGTTGAGCTGTACAAACCCAAGAAGTTTGTGGCCGAATC ACTGACTTCGATTTATTCGAGTCGCACCTCAGTTGACTTAAATGGATTCATTCGCATTGATTCAGCCAGGGTCATAGGGGATCGTCACCTGATAGCTTCCCCAAAATTGCCCAGCATCCAGGAGCGCAGTTCGCAGTCGCAGAACAAGAATCTCTATGACCTCTCCCTCCAACTCACGGATCAGGAGGAAGCCGGGATCTCGGATTGCGAGTGTGCAGATGGAAGCGGGAGGATTCAATGTGAGAAGTCGAAGCCGGTTAAAGCCATTCCCATTGGTCAGGGTAATGAGGGGTCTTTCGATCTAAAGGAACAATTGAAAGTTAGGGATCGGACGAAGGTAAAGGACGCCGGGCACCACAGAAAAAGAACTCCCTCTTTTTCCACTATACAGTGCACAAAAAAGAGG atcaaaagaaaaaaacggGAAAATGATGAAAACGTCGCCGGACCCCTAAACTTAAAAACGTTTACTAAG TTAACACGCAGGCTTCCCGAAAGCTATCAATACCTCTGTGCCGAACCAGTGATCTTACCTTCAAAAACGCCTGACGCCCCAGCCACAACAAACCGGCCACCGATCCAAGTACAGGAAGCCAAAGTTAAACCTCGTCTGGTTGAATCCGAATCAGATGTGGAATCCTTTAGATACTCCGATAACCCAAAGAAGACCCTCAAAATACTGTTTGAAAGAGCAGCTCGGAATACTGGGACCCACAATCGGGATGTTCTTATCAAAGAGGTCCAGAAAGATCCAGTGGAAACATTTGAAAATACAAATTTGGGAAGAGTGCTTGAGGACCGCGCTTCGCAGCAGGTTCAACTTGCGCTGCATGTGATTG ATGATCACTACTTTTATAGTTTGCTAATTTTTGTGGCCACCCTGGCGTACTTGGTCTATATCCTGTGCTACGATATTACTAGCAATCTGAACGAAGAAGGCCGGTATCAGGCAAAAATGAAAACCTCTAGACTGCCAATGAAGGCTTACTACTATTTGATGCGTCTGCTCAGAGCGCCCATTTTCTGA
- the LOC117136783 gene encoding uncharacterized protein LOC117136783 isoform X1 codes for MKLFQPGLELFISAIPDASVSQQAVPLHVAVAVATAVRHRRMQPAYTQCSPAPWFTQPHLLTYSSRRRQTVTETVTTSARTPLALVRLHFAIRIFVPVHSHSLSPVSPPRRHGCKSFRYRTHH; via the exons ATGAAGTTGTTCCAGCCGGGCTTAGAGCTCTTCATCAGCGCCATTCCGGACGCATCAGTCAGTCAACAAGCTGTGCCTCTGcatgtggcagtggcagtggcaacaGCTGTACGACACAGGCGCATGCAACCGGCTTACACTCAGTGTTCCCCAGCTCCCTGGTTCACCCAGCCCCACTTGCTCACCTACTCCTCCAGACGGAGACAGACGGTAACTGAAACTGTCACAACGTCAGCGCGAACACCTTTGGCGCTGGTTCGACTTCATTTTGCTATCAGGATCTTCGTCCCCGTTCACTCCCACTCGCTGTCGCCAGTGTCTCCACCTCGTCGTCATGGCTGCAAAAGCTTCAGATACAG GACACATCATTGA
- the LOC117137077 gene encoding spaetzle-processing enzyme yields the protein MKIFVAEIAVLAILVLGARLGSSTLLTNDCGTTRHPSRIRRVVGGRDADRFGNPWMAMVLYDYTFCGGSLITRLFVLTSAICVSSRPQQVILGEYDTNCTSVDCTSIRQVIDIDERIIHDQFDFKNFKVNNIALLRLAQKVSISDYVRPICLFVDRQVGRGIKYFTATGWGATNQHERSTILQKVTLSRFNREYCEGIFKENMDASLLCVGGPRKDTCKGDIGGPLSVKLRIDGEGKWNSKSRTFLIGMTTYGISVCSGISAYTNVEHHVDWIVQSINRSNELASQTTKIAKDLIS from the exons ATGAAGATCTTCGTAGCTGAAATAGCGGTACTAGCGATTTTGGTCCTCGGCGCAAGGCTAGGTTCCAGCACCCTGCTAACGAATGATTGCGGGACAACGAGGCACCCATCGAGAATTCGGCGGGTTGTTGGAGGTAGAGATGCGGACAGGTTCGGCAACCCCTGGATGGCCATGGTGCTTTATGACTATACCTTCTGCGGCGGTTCGCTTATCACTCGTC TTTTTGTCCTGACCTCAGCGATTTGCGTCTCATCGCGTCCCCA ACAAGTGATCTTGGGCGAATACGACACGAACTGCACTTCTGTGGATTGCACGTCCATCCGCCAAGTTATTGATATCGATGAGCGGATTATCCATGACCAATTTGACTTCAAAAACTTCAAAGTTAATAATATTGCGCTGCTTCGGTTGGCACAGAAGGTGTCGATCTCAG ACTATGTCAGGCCAATTTGCCTGTTCGTCGATCGCCAAGTGGGTCGTGgtattaaatatttcactGCCACCGGTTGGGGCGCTACCAACCAGCATGAACGCAGCACCATTTTACAGAAAGTCACTTTGAGTAGATTTAATAGAGAGTATTGTGAAGGCATTTTTAAGGAGAACATGGATGCATCCCTGTTATGTGTTGGTGGTCCAAGAAAGGACACTTGTAAGGGGGATATTGGAGGCCCGCTGAGCGTAAAGTTGAGGATCGATGGTGAGGGCAAGTGGAATAGTAAATCTCGGACTTTCCTCATCGGCATGACCACCTATGGTATTTCTGTTTGTAGTGGTATCAGTGCTTACACAAATGTTGAGCACCACGTGGATTGGATTGTACAATCCATCAACAGAAGCAATGAGCTTGCGTCGCAAACGACGAAAATTGCCAAAGACCTTATAAGTTAA
- the LOC117136783 gene encoding uncharacterized protein LOC117136783 isoform X2 yields MKLFQPGLELFISAIPDASVSQQAVPLHVAVAVATAVRHRRMQPAYTQCSPAPWFTQPHLLTYSSRRRQTVTETVTTSARTPLALVRLHFAIRIFVPVHSHSLSPVSPPRRHGCKSFRYSAL; encoded by the exons ATGAAGTTGTTCCAGCCGGGCTTAGAGCTCTTCATCAGCGCCATTCCGGACGCATCAGTCAGTCAACAAGCTGTGCCTCTGcatgtggcagtggcagtggcaacaGCTGTACGACACAGGCGCATGCAACCGGCTTACACTCAGTGTTCCCCAGCTCCCTGGTTCACCCAGCCCCACTTGCTCACCTACTCCTCCAGACGGAGACAGACGGTAACTGAAACTGTCACAACGTCAGCGCGAACACCTTTGGCGCTGGTTCGACTTCATTTTGCTATCAGGATCTTCGTCCCCGTTCACTCCCACTCGCTGTCGCCAGTGTCTCCACCTCGTCGTCATGGCTGCAAAAGCTTCAGATACAG TGCACTGTGA
- the LOC117138130 gene encoding uncharacterized protein LOC117138130 isoform X4 — protein MQRLHAISKSPKDFDKCLVELYKPKKFVAESLTSIYSSRTSVDLNGFIRIDSARVIGDRHLIASPKLPSIQERSSQSQNKNLYDLSLQLTDQEEAGISDCECADGSGRIQCEKSKPVKAIPIGQGNEGSFDLKEQLKVRDRTKVKDAGHHRKRTPSFSTIQCTKKRIKRKKRENDENVAGPLNLKTFTKLTRRLPESYQYLCAEPVILPSKTPDAPATTNRPPIQVQEAKVKPRLVESESDVESFRYSDNPKKTLKILFERAARNTGTHNRDVLIKEVQKDPVETFENTNLGRVLEDRASQQVQLALHVIVC, from the exons ATGCAACGCTTACACGCTATTTCAAAAAGTCC AAAAGATTTTGACAAATGTTTGGTTGAGCTGTACAAACCCAAGAAGTTTGTGGCCGAATC ACTGACTTCGATTTATTCGAGTCGCACCTCAGTTGACTTAAATGGATTCATTCGCATTGATTCAGCCAGGGTCATAGGGGATCGTCACCTGATAGCTTCCCCAAAATTGCCCAGCATCCAGGAGCGCAGTTCGCAGTCGCAGAACAAGAATCTCTATGACCTCTCCCTCCAACTCACGGATCAGGAGGAAGCCGGGATCTCGGATTGCGAGTGTGCAGATGGAAGCGGGAGGATTCAATGTGAGAAGTCGAAGCCGGTTAAAGCCATTCCCATTGGTCAGGGTAATGAGGGGTCTTTCGATCTAAAGGAACAATTGAAAGTTAGGGATCGGACGAAGGTAAAGGACGCCGGGCACCACAGAAAAAGAACTCCCTCTTTTTCCACTATACAGTGCACAAAAAAGAGG atcaaaagaaaaaaacggGAAAATGATGAAAACGTCGCCGGACCCCTAAACTTAAAAACGTTTACTAAG TTAACACGCAGGCTTCCCGAAAGCTATCAATACCTCTGTGCCGAACCAGTGATCTTACCTTCAAAAACGCCTGACGCCCCAGCCACAACAAACCGGCCACCGATCCAAGTACAGGAAGCCAAAGTTAAACCTCGTCTGGTTGAATCCGAATCAGATGTGGAATCCTTTAGATACTCCGATAACCCAAAGAAGACCCTCAAAATACTGTTTGAAAGAGCAGCTCGGAATACTGGGACCCACAATCGGGATGTTCTTATCAAAGAGGTCCAGAAAGATCCAGTGGAAACATTTGAAAATACAAATTTGGGAAGAGTGCTTGAGGACCGCGCTTCGCAGCAGGTTCAACTTGCGCTGCATGTGATTG TTTGCTAA
- the LOC117138130 gene encoding uncharacterized protein LOC117138130 isoform X3, whose product MQRLHAISKSPKDFDKCLVELYKPKKFVAESLTSIYSSRTSVDLNGFIRIDSARVIGDRHLIASPKLPSIQERSSQSQNKNLYDLSLQLTDQEEAGISDCECADGSGRIQCEKSKPVKAIPIGQGNEGSFDLKEQLKVRDRTKVKDAGHHRKRTPSFSTIQCTKKRIKRKKRENDENVAGPLNLKTFTKLTRRLPESYQYLCAEPVILPSKTPDAPATTNRPPIQVQEAKVKPRLVESESDVESFRYSDNPKKTLKILFERAARNTGTHNRDVLIKEVQKDPVETFENTNLGRVLEDRASQQVQLALHVIGKNINIC is encoded by the exons ATGCAACGCTTACACGCTATTTCAAAAAGTCC AAAAGATTTTGACAAATGTTTGGTTGAGCTGTACAAACCCAAGAAGTTTGTGGCCGAATC ACTGACTTCGATTTATTCGAGTCGCACCTCAGTTGACTTAAATGGATTCATTCGCATTGATTCAGCCAGGGTCATAGGGGATCGTCACCTGATAGCTTCCCCAAAATTGCCCAGCATCCAGGAGCGCAGTTCGCAGTCGCAGAACAAGAATCTCTATGACCTCTCCCTCCAACTCACGGATCAGGAGGAAGCCGGGATCTCGGATTGCGAGTGTGCAGATGGAAGCGGGAGGATTCAATGTGAGAAGTCGAAGCCGGTTAAAGCCATTCCCATTGGTCAGGGTAATGAGGGGTCTTTCGATCTAAAGGAACAATTGAAAGTTAGGGATCGGACGAAGGTAAAGGACGCCGGGCACCACAGAAAAAGAACTCCCTCTTTTTCCACTATACAGTGCACAAAAAAGAGG atcaaaagaaaaaaacggGAAAATGATGAAAACGTCGCCGGACCCCTAAACTTAAAAACGTTTACTAAG TTAACACGCAGGCTTCCCGAAAGCTATCAATACCTCTGTGCCGAACCAGTGATCTTACCTTCAAAAACGCCTGACGCCCCAGCCACAACAAACCGGCCACCGATCCAAGTACAGGAAGCCAAAGTTAAACCTCGTCTGGTTGAATCCGAATCAGATGTGGAATCCTTTAGATACTCCGATAACCCAAAGAAGACCCTCAAAATACTGTTTGAAAGAGCAGCTCGGAATACTGGGACCCACAATCGGGATGTTCTTATCAAAGAGGTCCAGAAAGATCCAGTGGAAACATTTGAAAATACAAATTTGGGAAGAGTGCTTGAGGACCGCGCTTCGCAGCAGGTTCAACTTGCGCTGCATGTGATTGGTAAGAATATCAATA TTTGCTAA